One genomic segment of Pongo abelii isolate AG06213 chromosome 13, NHGRI_mPonAbe1-v2.0_pri, whole genome shotgun sequence includes these proteins:
- the FAM120A2P gene encoding putative uncharacterized protein FAM120A2P has protein sequence MPGMVPPHVPPQMLNIPQTSLQAKPVAPQVPSPGGAPGQGPYPYSLSEPAPLTLDTSGKNLTEQNSYSNIPHEGKHTPLYERSSPINPAQSGSPNHVDSAYFPGSSTSSSSDNDEGSGGATK, from the exons ATGCCTGGGATGGTGCCGCCGCATGTCCCTCCTCAGATGCTCAACATTCCGCAGACCTCTCTGCAAGCAAAGCCCGTG GCCCCACAGGTGCCCAGCCCAGGGGGCGCCCCGGGCCAGGGTCCATACCCGTACAGCCTCTCTGAGCCAGCACCTCTCACTTTGGACACGAGCGGGAAGAATCTGACGGAGCAGAACAGCTACAGCAACATTCCTCACGAAGGGAAGCACACGCCGCTGTATGAGCGGTCCTCACCCATCAACCCGGCCCAGAGCGGCAGCCCCAACCACGTGGATTCCGCCTACTTTCCTGGCTCCTCTACATCGTCATCTTCCGACAACGACGAGGGCAGCGGAGGGGCGACAAAGTGA